ATTGAAATTGCTCTGAATCACCATGAACTGATTAAAATCAAAGTAGCATCAGAAGATCGTGAGACAAAACAGCTGATTATCGACGCTATCGTGCGTGAAACAGGCGCAGAGAAAGTTCAGACTATCGGTAAAGTACTTGTACTGTTCCGTCAATCTGAAGAGCGCAAAATCGACATTCCTCGCAAGTAATTATATTCGCTTGGATGAAAAGAAAAGGTCGCTTAGGCGACCTTTTTTGTATTTCATTCAACAATTCATCAAGAATTAGAGGTATTCAACGCTGTCGATTTCAAAATCTTTCGCACCACCAGGAGTTTGAATGACAACTTCATCGCCCTCCATCTTGCCAATCAAACCTCGGGCAATCGGTGAGCTGACAGAAATACGACCCGCTTTAATATCAGCTTCGTCATCGCCGACAATTTGATACGTTTTTTCTTCTTCGGTATCGCAATCAATCAATGTGACGGTAGAACCAAAAATGACTTTGCCATTATTTTCCATTTTTGTGACATCAATAACCTGAGCGACCGATAACTTATATTCGATATCACGAATTTGAGCTTCACAGATTCCCTGCTCTTCACGTGCTGCATGATATTCAGCATTTTCCTTTAAGTCGCCTAACTCACGAGCTTCTGCTATTGCTTCAGATATTTGTGGGCGTAGTTTTAGTAGACGATCGAGTTCAGTGCGCAGTA
This window of the Vibrio azureus genome carries:
- the yhbY gene encoding ribosome assembly RNA-binding protein YhbY, whose amino-acid sequence is MNLSTKQKQHLKGLAHSLKPVVLMGANGLTEAVLAEIEIALNHHELIKIKVASEDRETKQLIIDAIVRETGAEKVQTIGKVLVLFRQSEERKIDIPRK
- the greA gene encoding transcription elongation factor GreA encodes the protein MEKVPMTLRGEQLLRTELDRLLKLRPQISEAIAEARELGDLKENAEYHAAREEQGICEAQIRDIEYKLSVAQVIDVTKMENNGKVIFGSTVTLIDCDTEEEKTYQIVGDDEADIKAGRISVSSPIARGLIGKMEGDEVVIQTPGGAKDFEIDSVEYL